A window from Mesorhizobium sp. WSM2240 encodes these proteins:
- a CDS encoding bifunctional (p)ppGpp synthetase/guanosine-3',5'-bis(diphosphate) 3'-pyrophosphohydrolase translates to MMRQYELVERVQRYKPDVNEALLNKAYVYAMQKHGHQRRASGDPYFSHPLEVAAILTEMHMDEATIAVALLHDTIEDTTATRQEIDELFGPDLGKLVEGLTKLKKLDLVSKKAEQAENLRKLLLAISEDVRVLLVKLADRLHNMRTLDHVPDTKRLRIAEETMEIYAPLAGRMGMQGMREELEELAFRYINPEAYRTVTERLADIFRRNRGVVEEIEKSLSALFEKHAIEAVVKSRQKKPWSVFRKMEAKALSFEQLSDIFGFRVVVGTVEDCYRALGAIHTTWSMVPGRFKDYISTPKQNDYRSIHTTIVGPSRQRIELQIRTREMNKVAEYGVAVHALYKDTGGKVNGASHAISKETNAYAWLRRTIEQLAEGDNPEDFLENTKLELFQDQVFCFTPKGMLIALPRGATPIDFAYAVHTDVGDTCVGAKVNGRIMPLMTELKNGDEVEIIRSKAQVPPAAWESIVVTGKARAAIRRATKNAIRKQYSGLGIRILERAFERAGKQFSKDSMKPVLHRLARKDVDDVVTAVGRGELSSTDVMKAVYPDYKDERITPAPKQREEGWSKIRNAAGMLFQIPGRASRKEKREAKDNGVPIRGISGDLPVRFAPEGAVPGDRIVGIVQPGAGITIYPIQSPSLTDFDDQPERWIDVRWDIDEATKERFPARVSVTAINAPGSLAEIAQVVAVNDANIHTLSMVRTAPDFTEMLIDLEVWDLKHLNRLLSQLKDNSSVSEARRVNG, encoded by the coding sequence ATGATGCGTCAGTATGAGCTTGTCGAGCGCGTCCAGCGCTACAAGCCCGACGTGAACGAGGCGCTGCTCAACAAGGCCTATGTCTATGCGATGCAGAAGCATGGGCACCAGCGGCGCGCCTCGGGCGATCCCTATTTTTCGCATCCGCTCGAAGTCGCCGCCATCCTCACCGAAATGCATATGGACGAGGCGACGATCGCGGTCGCTTTGCTGCATGACACGATCGAGGACACGACGGCCACCCGCCAGGAGATCGACGAACTGTTCGGCCCCGACCTCGGCAAGCTTGTAGAGGGGCTAACCAAGCTCAAGAAGCTCGACCTCGTCTCGAAAAAAGCCGAGCAGGCGGAGAATCTGCGCAAGCTGCTGCTCGCGATTTCGGAGGATGTGCGCGTCCTTCTGGTGAAGCTGGCGGACCGCCTGCACAATATGCGCACGCTCGACCATGTTCCCGACACGAAGCGCCTGCGCATCGCCGAGGAGACGATGGAAATCTATGCGCCGCTCGCCGGGCGCATGGGCATGCAGGGCATGCGCGAGGAACTGGAGGAACTGGCGTTCCGCTATATCAATCCGGAAGCCTATCGCACGGTGACGGAGCGGCTCGCCGATATTTTCAGGCGCAACCGCGGCGTGGTCGAGGAGATCGAAAAGTCACTTTCGGCCCTGTTCGAGAAGCACGCGATCGAGGCGGTCGTCAAAAGCCGGCAAAAGAAGCCATGGTCGGTTTTCCGGAAAATGGAGGCAAAGGCGCTTTCTTTCGAGCAGCTTTCCGACATTTTCGGCTTCCGCGTTGTCGTCGGCACGGTCGAGGATTGCTACCGCGCGCTCGGCGCCATCCACACGACCTGGTCGATGGTTCCAGGACGTTTCAAGGACTACATCTCGACGCCCAAGCAGAACGACTACCGCTCGATCCATACTACGATCGTCGGGCCGTCACGGCAGCGCATCGAGCTTCAGATCCGCACGCGCGAGATGAATAAGGTCGCCGAATATGGCGTCGCCGTGCACGCGCTCTACAAGGATACGGGCGGCAAGGTGAACGGCGCCAGCCACGCGATCTCCAAGGAGACCAATGCCTATGCATGGCTGAGGCGCACCATCGAGCAGCTTGCCGAAGGCGACAATCCGGAGGATTTCCTCGAAAATACCAAACTGGAGCTGTTCCAGGACCAGGTGTTCTGCTTCACTCCAAAGGGCATGCTGATTGCCCTGCCGCGCGGCGCGACGCCTATCGATTTCGCCTACGCGGTCCACACCGATGTCGGCGACACCTGCGTGGGGGCCAAGGTCAATGGCCGCATCATGCCGCTGATGACCGAACTCAAGAATGGCGACGAGGTCGAGATCATCCGTTCGAAGGCGCAGGTTCCGCCCGCCGCCTGGGAATCCATCGTGGTAACGGGAAAAGCGCGCGCCGCCATCCGCCGCGCCACCAAGAACGCGATCCGCAAGCAATATTCCGGTCTCGGCATCCGAATCCTCGAACGCGCTTTCGAGCGCGCCGGCAAGCAGTTCTCCAAAGACAGCATGAAGCCGGTTTTGCATCGTCTGGCCCGCAAGGACGTCGACGACGTGGTGACGGCGGTGGGGCGCGGCGAGCTGTCGTCCACCGACGTGATGAAGGCCGTCTATCCCGACTACAAGGATGAGCGTATCACGCCGGCGCCGAAGCAGCGCGAAGAGGGCTGGTCGAAAATACGCAATGCCGCCGGCATGCTTTTTCAGATTCCGGGCCGGGCGTCGCGCAAGGAGAAGCGCGAAGCCAAGGACAACGGTGTTCCGATCAGGGGCATCAGCGGCGACCTGCCGGTGCGCTTCGCCCCGGAGGGCGCGGTGCCGGGCGACCGCATCGTCGGCATCGTCCAGCCGGGCGCCGGCATCACCATCTACCCGATCCAGTCGCCCTCGCTGACCGATTTCGACGACCAGCCGGAGCGCTGGATCGACGTACGCTGGGACATAGACGAGGCGACCAAGGAGCGGTTTCCGGCGAGGGTCTCCGTAACCGCGATCAATGCGCCGGGCTCTCTCGCCGAGATAGCCCAGGTGGTCGCGGTCAACGACGCCAACATTCATACCCTTTCCATGGTGCGCACCGCGCCGGATTTCACCGAAATGCTGATCGACCTGGAAGTGTGGGATCTGAAGCATCTGAACCGGCTGCTGTCGCAGCTCAAGGACAATTCGAGCGTCAGCGAAGCGCGGCGTGTCAATGGCTGA
- the acpS gene encoding holo-ACP synthase: protein MIIGIGSDLIDIRRIAKSLDRYGERFTARVFTEIEQAKSDRRKERAASYAKRFAAKEACAKALGTGMSQGVFWRDMGVVNLSGGKPTIHLTGGAAARLKKMLPSGHRAAIHLTITDDFPLAQAFVIIEALPVE, encoded by the coding sequence ATGATCATCGGCATTGGCAGCGACCTGATCGATATTCGTCGCATTGCGAAATCGCTCGACCGCTATGGCGAGCGCTTCACCGCGCGCGTCTTCACGGAGATCGAGCAGGCGAAATCGGACCGCCGCAAGGAGCGCGCGGCCTCCTATGCCAAGCGCTTCGCCGCCAAGGAGGCCTGCGCCAAGGCGCTCGGCACCGGGATGTCGCAGGGGGTGTTCTGGCGCGACATGGGCGTGGTCAATTTATCGGGAGGCAAGCCGACAATTCATCTGACCGGCGGCGCGGCTGCGCGGCTGAAAAAAATGCTGCCGTCCGGCCACCGGGCGGCGATCCACCTGACGATCACGGACGACTTTCCGCTGGCGCAAGCCTTCGTGATCATCGAGGCACTGCCGGTCGAATAA
- the recO gene encoding DNA repair protein RecO yields MEWRDEGIILGARKHGETSVILEVMTRAHGRHLGLVRGGRSRKQQPLLQAGNRVDLIWRARLDEHLGTFQAEPLELNAARLFDSAVAVYGLQTLAAHLRLLPERDPHSGLYEMLALMIEHLDDPDTAGELVVRFELLVLDELGFGLDLTQCAATGARSDLAYVSPKTGRAVSRTAGAPWAGRMLALPAFLLGNSGLRADRASIKDGFKLTGFFFARHVYEPRGIEAPDARAGFLAVLQKHRPNEPHTTGEHAA; encoded by the coding sequence ATGGAATGGCGCGATGAAGGAATCATACTCGGCGCCCGCAAGCATGGCGAAACCAGCGTCATACTTGAGGTGATGACGCGCGCGCATGGCCGCCATCTGGGGCTTGTGCGGGGCGGGCGCTCGCGCAAGCAGCAGCCGCTGCTCCAGGCAGGCAACCGCGTCGACCTGATCTGGCGGGCGCGCCTCGACGAACATCTCGGCACCTTCCAGGCCGAACCGCTGGAACTCAATGCGGCTCGGCTGTTCGACAGCGCTGTCGCCGTCTATGGACTGCAGACTCTTGCAGCGCATCTGCGCCTGCTGCCCGAACGCGATCCGCACTCCGGGCTTTACGAGATGCTGGCCCTGATGATCGAGCATCTCGACGATCCGGACACCGCCGGCGAACTCGTCGTGCGCTTCGAACTGCTTGTGCTCGACGAACTCGGTTTCGGTCTCGATCTGACGCAATGCGCCGCCACCGGCGCGCGCAGCGACCTTGCCTATGTGTCGCCGAAGACTGGCCGCGCGGTTTCGCGCACTGCCGGCGCGCCCTGGGCCGGCCGGATGCTGGCGCTGCCCGCCTTCCTGCTCGGCAATTCCGGCCTGCGCGCCGATCGTGCGTCGATCAAGGATGGCTTTAAACTCACCGGATTCTTCTTCGCGCGTCATGTCTACGAGCCGCGTGGCATCGAGGCGCCCGATGCGAGGGCAGGGTTTCTCGCCGTGCTTCAAAAACACCGCCCGAACGAACCCCACACCACCGGAGAACATGCCGCATGA
- the rnc gene encoding ribonuclease III: MAAKRLSEHELAEAIRGRTGYAFRDTGMLRRALTHASKRGADGADNERLEFLGDRVLGLVIAEMLFRRYPEARQGELAVRLNALVSGESCGVIAIEIGLDKLIHADPVAKAAKGRRVGNALADAVEALIAAIYLDGGLEPARAFIARLWEHRAETVAKMLRSAKTELQEWLAQHDGLRPIYSIINREGPDHEPIFTVSVAAEGFPAISGAGPSRQAAEQAAAAAFLIREGVWQEEGKLS, encoded by the coding sequence ATGGCCGCCAAGCGCCTTTCCGAACACGAACTCGCGGAGGCGATCAGGGGGCGAACCGGATATGCCTTCCGCGACACCGGGATGCTGCGGCGGGCGCTGACGCATGCGAGCAAAAGGGGCGCCGACGGCGCGGACAATGAACGGCTGGAATTCCTGGGCGATCGGGTGCTTGGCCTCGTCATCGCGGAAATGCTTTTCCGCCGCTATCCCGAAGCCCGCCAGGGCGAACTCGCGGTTCGTCTCAACGCGCTGGTGAGCGGCGAAAGCTGTGGCGTGATCGCCATCGAGATCGGGCTGGACAAACTGATCCATGCCGACCCTGTGGCGAAGGCCGCGAAGGGCCGGAGGGTCGGGAACGCGCTCGCCGACGCGGTCGAGGCGCTCATTGCTGCGATCTATCTGGACGGCGGCCTCGAACCGGCCCGGGCGTTCATCGCCCGCCTTTGGGAGCATCGTGCGGAAACAGTGGCCAAAATGCTGCGCAGCGCCAAGACCGAACTGCAGGAATGGCTGGCGCAACATGACGGGCTGAGGCCGATCTATTCCATTATCAACCGCGAAGGGCCGGACCATGAGCCGATCTTCACGGTGTCAGTGGCGGCCGAAGGCTTTCCGGCCATCAGTGGCGCAGGCCCCTCCAGGCAGGCGGCCGAGCAGGCCGCGGCAGCGGCCTTCCTGATCCGCGAAGGCGTCTGGCAAGAAGAAGGAAAGCTGTCGTGA
- the era gene encoding GTPase Era — protein MIEPESLPETRSGFVALIGAPNAGKSTLVNQLVGAKVSIVTHKVQTTRAIVRGIATHKNAQIVFVDTPGIFRPRRRLDQAMVTTAWGGAKDADVVLVLIDAERGIKGDADAMLTNLAGVRQPKILVLNKLDRVKPESLLALAATANERVDFQRTFMVSALTGAGCGAILDHLAETLPAGPWFYPEDQISDLPMRQLAAEITREKLYLRLHQELPYSSHVETEKWEEKPDGSVRIEQVIYVERDSQKKIVLGHKGETIRSIGQAARKDIGEILEQKVHLFLFVKVRENWGDDPERYREMGLEFPH, from the coding sequence GTGATCGAGCCCGAAAGCCTGCCTGAGACGCGGTCCGGCTTCGTCGCTCTGATAGGCGCGCCCAATGCCGGCAAGTCGACATTGGTGAACCAGCTTGTCGGCGCGAAAGTCTCGATCGTGACGCACAAGGTGCAGACGACGCGCGCCATCGTCCGCGGCATCGCGACCCACAAGAACGCGCAGATCGTCTTTGTCGACACGCCGGGCATCTTCCGTCCGCGGCGGCGTCTCGACCAGGCGATGGTGACCACCGCGTGGGGCGGCGCCAAGGATGCCGACGTTGTGCTGGTGCTGATCGATGCTGAACGCGGCATCAAGGGCGACGCCGACGCCATGCTGACCAACCTTGCCGGTGTCCGCCAGCCGAAAATCCTGGTGCTGAACAAGCTCGACCGGGTCAAGCCCGAAAGCCTGCTGGCGCTGGCCGCGACCGCAAATGAGCGCGTTGATTTCCAGCGCACCTTCATGGTTTCTGCGCTCACCGGCGCGGGGTGCGGCGCGATCCTCGACCATCTCGCCGAAACGCTGCCCGCCGGCCCATGGTTCTATCCCGAAGACCAGATCTCCGACCTGCCGATGCGCCAGCTCGCGGCCGAGATCACCCGCGAAAAGCTCTATCTGCGCCTGCATCAGGAACTTCCTTATTCGTCGCATGTCGAGACGGAAAAATGGGAGGAGAAGCCGGACGGCTCGGTGCGCATCGAGCAGGTGATCTATGTAGAGCGCGACAGCCAGAAGAAGATCGTGCTCGGCCATAAAGGCGAAACGATTCGTTCCATCGGGCAGGCGGCTCGCAAGGACATCGGGGAAATCCTCGAGCAGAAGGTGCACCTCTTCCTGTTCGTGAAGGTGCGCGAGAACTGGGGCGACGACCCCGAGCGCTACCGCGAGATGGGGCTTGAATTCCCGCACTGA
- the lepB gene encoding signal peptidase I: MSVAEKTEKKSGGLGETVSVIVQALILALVIRTFLFQPFSIPSGSMRPTLLEGDYLFVTKWSYGYSRHSLPFSPNIFSGRIFGSAPERGDVAVFKLPPNPSLDYIKRVIGLPGDRIQVRDGQLFINDVAVPREKVGQIDNPDITEVSGPVDVYRETLPNGVSYDTLDLTPNSIGDDTREFIVPEGHYFMMGDNRDNSTDSRFSVGFVPEENLVGRANIIFFSIAEGASPLEIWKWPTQMRPSRLFNFVR, from the coding sequence ATGAGCGTGGCTGAAAAAACCGAGAAGAAAAGCGGCGGGCTAGGCGAGACCGTCAGCGTCATCGTGCAGGCCCTCATCCTGGCGCTGGTCATCCGGACATTCCTGTTTCAGCCCTTCTCGATCCCCTCGGGTTCCATGCGGCCGACCCTGCTCGAAGGCGATTATCTCTTCGTCACCAAATGGTCCTACGGCTATTCGCGCCATTCGCTGCCGTTCTCACCGAATATCTTTTCCGGCCGTATCTTCGGCAGCGCGCCCGAACGCGGCGACGTGGCCGTATTCAAGCTGCCGCCCAATCCTTCGCTCGATTACATCAAGCGCGTCATCGGCCTGCCGGGCGACCGGATACAGGTGAGGGACGGCCAGTTGTTCATCAATGACGTAGCCGTTCCGCGCGAGAAGGTCGGGCAGATCGACAATCCCGACATCACCGAAGTCAGCGGTCCGGTCGACGTCTACCGCGAGACGCTGCCCAACGGCGTCAGCTACGACACGCTCGATCTCACGCCCAATTCGATCGGCGACGACACGCGCGAATTCATCGTTCCCGAGGGCCATTATTTCATGATGGGCGACAACCGCGACAATTCGACGGACAGCCGTTTCTCCGTCGGTTTCGTGCCGGAAGAGAATCTGGTCGGCCGCGCCAACATCATCTTCTTCTCGATCGCCGAGGGCGCAAGCCCGCTCGAAATCTGGAAATGGCCGACGCAGATGCGCCCGTCGCGCCTGTTCAATTTCGTCCGCTGA
- a CDS encoding PaaI family thioesterase: protein MSEVELFPGYVSPLGLGTIPFEDIARFSGIELLQRIVDGKYPAPPISAVLNFALTEVSEGRAVFRGLPGERHLNPLGGVHGGWAATIMDSALACSVQTLLERGEAYTTAEFKVNLMRPITPRTGEVVCEGRVVHKGRTLAVSEATLKDKQGKLLAFGTETCSIFPVANLAAR from the coding sequence ATGAGCGAGGTCGAACTGTTTCCGGGTTACGTCTCCCCACTCGGCCTCGGCACCATCCCCTTCGAAGACATAGCCAGATTTTCCGGCATTGAGCTTCTGCAGCGGATCGTCGACGGCAAATATCCCGCACCGCCCATTTCCGCCGTTCTGAATTTCGCCCTGACCGAGGTTTCGGAAGGACGGGCAGTGTTTCGCGGCTTGCCTGGCGAGCGCCATCTGAACCCGCTGGGCGGCGTTCATGGCGGCTGGGCGGCCACTATCATGGATTCGGCGCTGGCCTGTTCGGTCCAGACGCTGCTCGAGCGCGGCGAAGCCTACACCACCGCCGAATTCAAGGTGAATTTGATGCGGCCGATCACGCCCAGAACCGGCGAGGTCGTCTGCGAGGGACGCGTCGTGCACAAGGGCCGCACGCTCGCCGTCTCGGAAGCCACGCTGAAGGACAAGCAAGGAAAACTGCTCGCTTTCGGCACCGAAACCTGCTCGATTTTTCCGGTCGCCAATCTGGCGGCGCGCTAG
- the dapA gene encoding 4-hydroxy-tetrahydrodipicolinate synthase: MLRGSITALVTPFEKSGGFDEKAFRAFVEWQIAEGTKGLVPVGTTGESPTLSHDEHRQVVKACVETAKGRVPVIAGAGSNNTEEAIGLVRYAEEIGADAVLVVTPYYNRPTQRGLYAHFAAVAKSTSLPILIYNIPPRSVIDLMPETMGLLARDFKNIVGVKDATGKVERVSEQRMTCGKDFIQLSGEDASALGFNAHGGVGAISVTSNVAPRLCAEFQEATLNGDKEKALELQDRLMPLHKAIFIEPGVSGSKYALSRLGKAENVVRSPLVTIEDATAEMIDAAMKHAGLIN, from the coding sequence ATGCTGAGAGGCTCGATCACCGCGCTCGTGACACCATTCGAAAAGAGTGGCGGTTTCGACGAGAAAGCCTTTCGCGCCTTTGTTGAGTGGCAGATCGCCGAGGGCACCAAGGGCCTCGTCCCGGTTGGCACCACCGGCGAGTCGCCGACGCTCTCGCATGACGAACACCGCCAGGTGGTAAAGGCTTGCGTGGAAACGGCGAAGGGCCGCGTGCCGGTCATCGCCGGGGCGGGCTCCAACAACACGGAAGAGGCGATCGGACTTGTGCGCTACGCTGAGGAAATCGGCGCCGACGCTGTTCTCGTGGTGACGCCCTACTACAACAGGCCAACCCAGCGCGGGCTTTATGCGCATTTCGCAGCCGTCGCCAAGTCGACCAGCCTGCCGATCCTGATCTATAACATTCCGCCGCGCTCGGTGATCGACTTGATGCCGGAAACGATGGGCCTGCTGGCGCGCGACTTCAAGAACATCGTCGGCGTGAAAGACGCCACCGGCAAGGTCGAGCGCGTGTCGGAGCAGCGCATGACCTGCGGCAAGGATTTCATCCAGCTTTCCGGCGAGGATGCATCGGCACTCGGCTTCAATGCACATGGCGGAGTAGGCGCGATTTCCGTCACGTCGAATGTGGCGCCGCGCCTTTGCGCCGAATTCCAGGAAGCGACGCTGAACGGCGACAAAGAGAAGGCGCTGGAATTGCAGGATCGGCTGATGCCGCTGCACAAGGCGATCTTCATCGAGCCGGGTGTTTCGGGATCGAAATATGCGCTGTCGCGGCTCGGCAAGGCCGAAAACGTTGTGCGTTCGCCGCTGGTGACGATCGAGGACGCAACCGCGGAGATGATCGACGCGGCGATGAAGCATGCCGGGTTGATCAATTAG
- the pyrE gene encoding orotate phosphoribosyltransferase — MDTEQVLDIFREAGAVLEGHFILTSGLRSPIFLQKARVFMHADKTEKLCRALADKIRAEVPGAIDYVVGPAIGGLIPAYETSRHLGAPAIWVEREDGKFRLRRFDIEKGARVVIVEDIVTTGLSIRETIDCLREIGAEVAAAACIIDRSAGRTDVGVPLIALAEYEVPAYPADQLPPELAAIPAVKPGSRNI; from the coding sequence ATGGATACGGAACAAGTTCTGGATATTTTCCGCGAAGCGGGCGCCGTGCTCGAAGGGCACTTCATCCTGACGTCCGGCCTCAGGAGTCCAATATTCCTTCAGAAGGCGCGCGTCTTCATGCATGCCGATAAAACGGAAAAGCTCTGCCGCGCACTTGCCGACAAGATTCGCGCCGAAGTTCCAGGCGCAATCGACTATGTCGTCGGACCGGCGATCGGCGGGCTCATTCCTGCCTATGAGACCTCGCGCCATCTCGGCGCGCCTGCGATCTGGGTCGAACGCGAGGACGGCAAGTTCCGGCTGCGCCGTTTCGATATCGAGAAGGGCGCGCGTGTCGTGATTGTCGAAGACATCGTCACCACCGGGCTCTCGATACGCGAGACGATCGACTGCCTGCGCGAGATCGGCGCCGAGGTAGCGGCGGCCGCTTGCATCATCGACCGCTCGGCGGGCAGGACCGATGTCGGCGTGCCGCTGATCGCGCTCGCCGAATACGAAGTGCCGGCCTATCCGGCGGACCAGTTGCCGCCGGAACTGGCGGCCATCCCCGCGGTTAAGCCCGGTAGCCGGAATATCTGA
- a CDS encoding NYN domain-containing protein, whose protein sequence is MFDPREKIALFIDGANLYATSRSLGFDIDYRKLLSSFQKRGYLLRAYYYTALVEDQEYSSIRPLIDWLDYNGFKVVTKPAKEFTDSTGRRKIKGNMDIELTVDALELAEVVDHYVIFSGDGDFRTLVEALQRRGRKVSVVSTMASQPPMISDDLRRQADHFIDLMTLRSEIGRDPSERPVRRAEPAEAEESEF, encoded by the coding sequence ATGTTTGATCCTCGCGAAAAGATCGCCCTTTTCATCGACGGCGCCAATCTCTACGCCACCTCGCGCTCGCTCGGCTTCGACATCGACTATCGCAAGCTGCTATCGAGCTTCCAGAAGCGCGGCTATCTGCTGCGCGCCTACTACTACACCGCGCTGGTGGAAGATCAGGAATATTCGTCGATCCGTCCGCTGATCGACTGGCTTGACTACAACGGGTTCAAGGTGGTCACCAAGCCGGCGAAGGAATTCACCGATTCCACCGGCCGCCGCAAGATCAAGGGCAATATGGACATCGAGCTCACCGTCGACGCATTGGAACTTGCCGAAGTCGTCGATCACTACGTGATCTTTTCCGGCGACGGCGATTTCCGCACGCTGGTCGAAGCCTTGCAAAGGCGCGGCCGAAAGGTCAGCGTAGTGTCCACAATGGCCTCGCAGCCGCCTATGATATCCGACGATCTGCGCCGCCAGGCCGACCATTTCATCGACCTGATGACGCTCAGGAGCGAGATCGGACGCGATCCTTCAGAGCGGCCGGTGCGGCGCGCCGAGCCTGCCGAAGCCGAGGAAAGCGAATTTTGA
- the rpoZ gene encoding DNA-directed RNA polymerase subunit omega, with translation MARVTVEDCIDKVDNRFELVLLAGHRARQISQGAQITVPRDNDKNPVVALREIADETLSPGDLKEDLIHSLQKHVEVDEPESDGQELVDQTDAAAIAADADEAEENITFDRMSEEDLLAGIEGLVAPEKSDDY, from the coding sequence ATGGCCCGCGTAACCGTTGAAGATTGCATCGACAAGGTCGACAACCGGTTTGAACTGGTTCTCCTGGCCGGCCACCGCGCCCGCCAGATCTCGCAGGGCGCGCAGATCACCGTGCCGCGCGACAACGACAAGAATCCGGTCGTTGCCTTGCGCGAGATCGCCGACGAGACGCTGTCGCCCGGCGATCTCAAGGAAGATCTGATCCACTCGCTGCAGAAGCATGTCGAGGTCGACGAGCCGGAGAGCGACGGCCAGGAACTGGTCGACCAGACCGACGCCGCAGCAATTGCCGCCGATGCCGACGAAGCGGAAGAAAACATCACCTTCGACCGCATGTCAGAAGAGGATCTTCTCGCCGGCATCGAAGGCCTGGTGGCGCCTGAAAAGAGCGACGACTACTGA
- a CDS encoding uracil-DNA glycosylase: MTRQLFAEPSHDCPLCPRLADFRTAWRVREPGWFNGPVPTFLPPEGEDVVRFLIVGLAPGLRGANRTGRPFTGDYAGELLYDTLIRFGFARGRFEARPDDSLELIGTAITNAVRCVPPENKPVGLEIATCRAFLMPTIGRFRNLEAILTLGTIAHQSTVRALGKRVADYPFRHGASQSADAVRLFSSYHCSRYNTNTGRLTAEMFVEVFAEVAEFLARQQVETS, from the coding sequence GTGACCCGCCAGCTTTTCGCCGAGCCATCGCACGATTGTCCGCTCTGCCCGCGTCTCGCCGACTTCAGGACGGCGTGGCGCGTCCGCGAGCCAGGCTGGTTCAACGGACCGGTGCCGACCTTCCTGCCGCCGGAAGGCGAAGACGTGGTGCGGTTCCTGATCGTCGGGCTGGCGCCAGGTTTGCGCGGCGCCAACCGGACCGGCCGTCCCTTCACCGGCGATTACGCCGGCGAGCTGCTTTACGACACGCTCATTCGTTTCGGTTTCGCCCGCGGCCGCTTCGAAGCGCGACCGGACGACAGCCTGGAGCTGATCGGCACAGCGATCACCAATGCGGTGCGCTGCGTCCCACCCGAAAACAAGCCGGTCGGCCTGGAGATCGCGACCTGCCGCGCTTTTCTCATGCCGACGATCGGCCGCTTCCGAAATCTCGAAGCGATCCTGACGCTGGGCACCATTGCCCACCAATCGACCGTCCGCGCGCTTGGCAAGCGCGTCGCCGATTACCCGTTCAGGCACGGCGCCAGCCAGAGCGCCGATGCAGTCAGGCTGTTTTCGAGCTATCACTGCTCGCGCTACAACACCAATACCGGACGCCTGACGGCGGAAATGTTCGTGGAGGTGTTCGCGGAAGTGGCTGAGTTCCTGGCGCGGCAGCAGGTGGAAACGTCATAG
- the smpB gene encoding SsrA-binding protein SmpB, protein MNQKKADPNNKTVAENRKARFSYEVVDTVEAGLALTGTEVKSLRQGQANIQDSYASVEGGEIWLINSYLPEYLQANRFNHEPRRRRKLLLNKREMARLAQSVEREGMTMVPLKIYFNDKGRAKLLLAVAKGKKLHDKRETEKQRDWNREKGRLLKERG, encoded by the coding sequence ATGAACCAGAAGAAAGCCGATCCGAACAACAAGACCGTCGCGGAAAACCGCAAGGCGCGTTTTTCCTATGAGGTGGTCGACACGGTGGAGGCCGGGCTGGCGCTGACCGGCACCGAGGTCAAGTCGCTGCGCCAGGGGCAGGCCAACATCCAGGATTCCTATGCTTCGGTCGAAGGCGGCGAGATCTGGCTGATCAACTCCTATCTGCCGGAATATCTGCAGGCCAACCGCTTCAACCATGAGCCGCGCCGGCGGCGAAAACTCCTGCTCAACAAGCGGGAAATGGCGCGGCTGGCGCAGAGCGTCGAGCGCGAAGGCATGACCATGGTGCCGCTGAAGATCTACTTCAACGACAAAGGCCGTGCAAAACTGCTGCTCGCCGTCGCCAAGGGCAAGAAACTGCACGACAAGCGCGAGACCGAAAAGCAGCGCGACTGGAACCGGGAGAAGGGTCGGCTGCTCAAGGAGCGGGGGTGA